The proteins below are encoded in one region of Aestuariivirga litoralis:
- a CDS encoding MurR/RpiR family transcriptional regulator: MKTAGKRASKVPRDYEALRTELVDRAGKFPKRLEQVARYFLNHPEEVAINTLVRLAEQAEVPPATITRFTKELGFAGFAELQGVFRERLLGPRLPYAARMAEPRMQPGSSADLDEPKQVFGGFIEAAVQSLLRIEEALDRKQLDAFVDALAKSDSVYVAAARGAFGLGAYAVYGLSNVGKRAHLVDNLGAMRRLQVAAMRPGEALWVMTFDDYTPETVEAAKLAAKQGNPVLAITDNELSPVAKLAKHVLYVNEARLGHFRSQVPAMVVCQAIIVSLGRRLGLPAK; encoded by the coding sequence ATGAAAACAGCCGGAAAACGCGCGTCCAAAGTACCTCGTGACTATGAAGCTTTAAGAACCGAACTCGTTGATCGCGCTGGAAAATTTCCGAAGCGGTTGGAACAGGTGGCGCGCTATTTTTTGAACCATCCGGAAGAGGTGGCGATCAACACTCTGGTGCGCCTCGCGGAGCAGGCTGAAGTTCCACCGGCAACTATTACAAGATTCACCAAAGAGCTTGGCTTTGCAGGATTTGCTGAACTGCAGGGCGTATTTCGCGAGCGCCTTCTGGGTCCGCGTCTGCCCTATGCCGCACGCATGGCGGAGCCTCGCATGCAGCCAGGTTCGAGTGCTGATTTGGACGAGCCAAAGCAGGTTTTTGGAGGTTTTATCGAGGCGGCCGTACAGTCTCTGTTACGCATCGAAGAGGCGCTCGACCGGAAGCAATTGGATGCCTTTGTGGATGCTCTGGCGAAGTCAGACTCGGTCTATGTGGCAGCCGCACGCGGTGCCTTTGGCCTCGGTGCCTATGCGGTTTACGGCCTCTCTAATGTAGGCAAAAGGGCGCATTTGGTAGACAATTTGGGAGCCATGCGGAGGCTCCAAGTGGCTGCGATGAGGCCCGGTGAAGCCCTGTGGGTGATGACCTTCGATGACTACACACCGGAAACGGTGGAGGCCGCCAAACTTGCCGCCAAACAGGGCAACCCGGTACTGGCGATCACCGACAATGAACTCTCGCCGGTGGCCAAACTGGCCAAGCATGTTCTCTATGTGAATGAGGCCCGGCTTGGCCATTTTCGTTCGCAGGTGCCAGCCATGGTCGTATGCCAGGCAATCATTGTCAGCCTCGGCCGCCGGCTCGGTCTCCCGGCAAAATGA
- a CDS encoding sugar ABC transporter ATP-binding protein: MNTQAEEAALILDARGVSKRFGAVLALRDAALKLHRGEVVALMGANGAGKSTFVKILTGALKRDTGEVEISGENRSIGSPAAARRAGLVPVYQEPSLIPDLSVADNLRLGDTPVADFVHWTRELGIPDLDLSLHTHELPLATLRILDLARALASKPDILLLDEMTAALPADLVERVLKVVRKHADEGMAVIYVSHRFTEIAQLCDRATVLRDGKTVGDLPIEAGVEEHIVELMLGAALKPTTRAQAAQHEQTSSKVPRLNVHGIAAGTRLTDVSFEMFPGEVLGVVALEGQGQDELFNVLAGFQKPKAGTLEVDGKNMSFDHPAAAIAAGINLVPGDRVSALLMSRSVQENIALPRVAALKNWGIVALKREAEKVNAAIARLQIDTRAQGEVRRLSGGNQQKVTIARWIARGVETLLLFDPTRGIDVRTKQQIYTLVRELADQGAAILFYTSELAEIRMACDRAVVIFNGRVVDIIDAKDADDQTLMRAAYGLTAQGAA; the protein is encoded by the coding sequence ATGAATACGCAAGCTGAAGAGGCGGCTCTGATCCTGGATGCGCGCGGCGTATCCAAAAGGTTCGGCGCTGTTCTGGCTTTGCGTGATGCCGCGCTGAAATTGCACCGTGGCGAAGTGGTCGCCTTGATGGGCGCCAATGGCGCCGGCAAATCCACCTTTGTCAAAATTCTTACTGGCGCGCTGAAGCGCGACACCGGCGAGGTTGAAATCAGTGGTGAAAACCGTTCGATTGGCTCGCCCGCTGCCGCGCGCCGCGCTGGCTTGGTGCCGGTTTATCAGGAGCCATCGCTCATTCCGGATTTGAGCGTGGCGGATAATCTGCGCCTTGGCGACACGCCGGTGGCAGACTTTGTGCATTGGACGCGGGAGCTTGGCATTCCCGATCTTGATCTGTCTTTGCACACGCACGAACTGCCGCTGGCCACCTTGCGCATTCTCGATCTGGCCCGAGCGCTGGCCAGTAAGCCGGATATTTTGTTGCTCGATGAAATGACAGCGGCGCTGCCGGCTGATCTGGTGGAGCGGGTGTTGAAGGTCGTGCGCAAGCATGCCGATGAAGGCATGGCGGTGATTTATGTGTCGCATCGCTTCACCGAAATTGCGCAATTGTGCGACCGTGCCACTGTGCTGCGCGATGGCAAGACGGTGGGTGACTTGCCGATTGAAGCGGGTGTCGAAGAACATATCGTGGAACTGATGCTGGGCGCGGCCTTGAAGCCCACGACACGCGCACAGGCAGCGCAGCATGAACAAACATCTTCCAAAGTTCCGCGCCTGAATGTGCATGGAATTGCAGCTGGCACCAGATTGACCGATGTCAGCTTTGAAATGTTTCCGGGCGAAGTACTTGGCGTGGTCGCACTCGAAGGCCAAGGCCAGGACGAATTGTTCAACGTGCTGGCCGGTTTTCAAAAGCCAAAGGCGGGCACGTTGGAAGTGGACGGCAAGAATATGAGCTTCGATCATCCCGCCGCCGCAATCGCCGCCGGAATCAATTTGGTTCCTGGCGACCGCGTCAGTGCGCTACTTATGTCACGCTCGGTGCAGGAGAACATCGCATTGCCGCGCGTCGCAGCGTTAAAGAACTGGGGCATCGTGGCGCTGAAGCGCGAAGCCGAAAAAGTAAACGCCGCCATCGCGCGTCTGCAGATCGACACGCGTGCGCAAGGTGAAGTGCGCCGTCTTTCCGGCGGTAACCAGCAGAAGGTCACCATCGCCCGCTGGATCGCGCGCGGCGTGGAAACCTTGCTGCTGTTCGATCCCACCCGCGGTATCGATGTGCGTACCAAGCAGCAGATTTACACATTGGTGCGCGAACTGGCGGATCAGGGCGCAGCCATACTCTTCTACACATCAGAACTCGCAGAAATCCGTATGGCCTGTGACCGCGCCGTCGTGATCTTCAACGGCCGCGTGGTCGACATCATCGACGCCAAGGACGCCGACGATCAAACCCTGATGCGCGCCGCCTACGGCCTCACCGCGCAAGGTGCTGCGTAA
- a CDS encoding 3-methyl-2-oxobutanoate hydroxymethyltransferase, with product MTSPRKKPTVADLKALKGKTQLTMLRYFSMDEAAAAERAGIDIASVPEALVTDPEYRKAAPTVFSMTGKAHLEAGTPDEYLRYSGKMLMAGADAIYCSGSMETVKYLTKEFIPIVGHVGLVPSRATWTGGFVAVGKTAESAIALYDECRRYQDAGAFAVEIEVVPVEVATAISAKLDLLLWSMGAGPGCDAQYLFAEDILGTNRGHMPRHAKVYRNFAAEYDRLQEERVKAFQEFRSDVASGAYPQDKHVVKMDPREHAKFLKGIE from the coding sequence ATGACATCGCCACGCAAAAAGCCGACGGTCGCAGACCTCAAGGCACTGAAGGGCAAGACGCAGCTCACCATGCTGCGTTATTTCTCTATGGATGAAGCAGCGGCGGCAGAGCGCGCCGGCATTGATATCGCATCGGTACCAGAGGCGCTGGTGACAGATCCCGAATACCGCAAGGCCGCACCAACCGTGTTCTCGATGACGGGCAAAGCCCATCTTGAAGCTGGCACGCCGGATGAATACCTGCGTTATTCTGGCAAGATGCTGATGGCAGGCGCCGATGCGATTTACTGCTCAGGCAGCATGGAAACGGTGAAATATCTCACGAAAGAATTCATCCCCATCGTCGGCCATGTCGGCCTCGTGCCGTCACGCGCCACTTGGACCGGCGGTTTCGTCGCCGTGGGCAAAACCGCTGAATCCGCAATTGCGCTCTATGACGAATGCCGCCGCTATCAGGATGCGGGCGCCTTCGCGGTGGAAATCGAAGTGGTGCCCGTCGAAGTCGCAACCGCGATCAGCGCCAAGCTCGATCTGTTGCTTTGGTCAATGGGCGCTGGCCCGGGCTGCGATGCACAATATCTTTTTGCCGAAGATATCCTCGGCACCAATCGCGGGCACATGCCCCGCCATGCCAAAGTGTACCGCAATTTCGCCGCCGAGTATGACCGTCTGCAGGAAGAGCGCGTGAAGGCGTTTCAGGAATTCCGCAGCGATGTGGCGAGCGGGGCCTATCCGCAAGACAAGCATGTGGTAAAGATGGACCCAAGGGAACATGCAAAGTTCCTCAAGGGCATCGAATGA
- a CDS encoding sugar phosphate isomerase/epimerase family protein: MKLGILTAPFADTELNAVADWAGSVGFEALEVACWPAAAGETRRYAGTSHINVDGLSKGKASEITGALKDKGVSISGLGYYPNPLHADAEHRAQVIGHLKKVISAAALMKVPVVNTFLGGDRTLNVDENWRRAEGIFGEVVSHAKDNGVMLAIENCPMIFSYDEYPGGHNIAYSPKIWRRMFETWGKDIGMNFDPSHLIWQMIDPVRFIHEFGERMVHVHAKDLMIDQDKLYENGIMSLGIGWQVPRMPGLGDVKWNDIFAALYRAKYDGSVIIEHEDRTFEGTDEKVKRGFLLARDILRPFVK, encoded by the coding sequence ATGAAACTTGGAATCCTCACGGCGCCATTCGCCGATACTGAATTGAATGCCGTGGCCGATTGGGCCGGCTCTGTTGGATTTGAAGCACTGGAAGTGGCCTGCTGGCCCGCCGCTGCTGGAGAAACCCGTCGCTATGCCGGAACATCTCACATCAATGTCGATGGCTTGAGCAAGGGCAAGGCCAGCGAAATCACCGGCGCGCTGAAGGACAAAGGCGTCAGCATATCCGGCCTCGGCTATTATCCCAATCCGCTGCATGCCGATGCCGAGCACCGCGCACAAGTGATCGGCCATTTGAAGAAGGTGATCAGCGCCGCCGCTTTGATGAAAGTGCCTGTCGTCAACACCTTTCTCGGTGGTGACCGCACCCTCAACGTGGATGAAAACTGGAGACGGGCCGAAGGCATTTTCGGTGAAGTCGTCTCCCACGCCAAAGACAACGGCGTGATGCTCGCCATCGAAAATTGCCCGATGATTTTCTCCTATGACGAATATCCCGGCGGCCACAACATCGCCTATTCGCCGAAAATCTGGCGCCGCATGTTTGAAACCTGGGGCAAGGATATCGGGATGAATTTCGATCCCAGCCATCTGATCTGGCAGATGATTGACCCGGTGCGTTTCATCCATGAATTTGGCGAGCGCATGGTGCATGTTCATGCCAAGGATTTGATGATCGACCAGGACAAGCTTTACGAAAATGGCATCATGTCACTCGGCATTGGCTGGCAAGTGCCGCGCATGCCGGGGCTTGGTGATGTGAAATGGAATGACATATTTGCTGCGCTTTATCGTGCTAAATACGATGGCTCAGTGATCATCGAACACGAAGACCGGACGTTTGAAGGAACAGACGAAAAGGTCAAAAGGGGATTCCTGTTGGCGCGGGATATACTGCGCCCCTTCGTGAAATAA
- a CDS encoding ATP-binding cassette domain-containing protein, producing MADDLIRMSNINKHYGRVQALTNVNLSVRHNEIVGLLGDNGAGKSTLIKVLSGAVPLSSGEIHIKGKKVDMHTTADAIANGIETIYQDSALVPQLSIARNLFLGREPVKAPRFLNRMDHEAMNGVARDLLKRVGISKNIPPSTPIGSLSGGERQAVAIARAMHFDSDLIILDEPTNNLGVAETQGVLRFVRGARDSGHSCIFIAHNIHHVFQVVDRIVVMRRGTVVADDIDPKKKTIAEVEDIITGEMH from the coding sequence ATGGCTGATGACCTCATTCGCATGTCCAACATCAATAAGCACTATGGCCGGGTGCAGGCGCTGACCAATGTCAACCTTTCCGTCCGCCACAACGAGATCGTCGGCCTGTTGGGTGATAATGGCGCTGGCAAATCCACGCTGATCAAGGTGCTCTCGGGCGCTGTTCCGCTGAGTTCTGGTGAAATCCACATCAAAGGCAAGAAGGTGGACATGCACACCACCGCCGATGCCATCGCCAATGGCATCGAGACGATCTATCAGGATTCCGCCCTCGTGCCGCAGCTGTCGATTGCCCGCAATCTCTTCCTCGGGCGCGAGCCGGTCAAAGCGCCGCGCTTTCTGAACCGCATGGATCATGAAGCGATGAATGGCGTGGCGCGCGATCTTCTGAAGCGCGTTGGCATTTCAAAGAACATCCCGCCGTCAACGCCCATCGGTTCGCTTTCGGGCGGCGAACGCCAGGCGGTGGCCATTGCGCGTGCCATGCATTTCGACAGTGATCTGATCATTCTCGACGAGCCCACCAACAATCTGGGCGTGGCTGAAACCCAAGGTGTGCTGCGCTTCGTGCGTGGTGCACGTGACAGCGGCCATTCCTGCATTTTCATCGCGCACAATATTCATCACGTGTTCCAGGTGGTGGACCGTATTGTGGTCATGCGCCGTGGTACGGTGGTGGCAGACGATATCGATCCCAAGAAAAAGACCATTGCGGAGGTCGAAGACATCATCACCGGCGAGATGCACTGA
- a CDS encoding SDR family NAD(P)-dependent oxidoreductase — protein sequence MSKLTFDFSGARVLVVGASRAGIGAAIARAFQDAGAHVEITGAEAAPAPEDQARFTYHQLDVTDLNAVRALATKTEKLDILVNGAAITSRGEEMAPEFFQKVVDVNLFGTFRTAEAFHAQLKAAKGVLINIASMYASFGSPRNPAYGASKAAVQQLTKSLAIAWAPDGIRVNAIAPGFIVTEQSAKSRTDPNHVAAVNLRTPMGRWGKPEDIAPPVLFLASQAAGFMTGTCLAIDGGYSVV from the coding sequence ATGAGTAAACTCACATTTGATTTTTCCGGCGCCCGTGTACTGGTCGTCGGAGCCAGCCGCGCAGGAATTGGCGCTGCCATTGCGCGCGCCTTTCAGGATGCGGGAGCGCATGTTGAAATCACCGGGGCTGAAGCAGCACCTGCGCCAGAAGACCAGGCGCGCTTCACCTATCATCAGCTGGATGTAACTGATCTCAACGCGGTGCGCGCACTCGCAACCAAAACCGAAAAGCTCGACATTCTCGTGAACGGCGCGGCCATCACCTCGCGCGGCGAGGAAATGGCGCCGGAATTTTTCCAGAAGGTTGTTGACGTAAATCTGTTCGGCACCTTCCGCACGGCGGAAGCTTTTCATGCGCAATTGAAAGCGGCGAAGGGCGTGTTGATCAACATCGCTTCCATGTATGCCAGCTTCGGCAGCCCGCGCAATCCGGCTTACGGCGCCAGCAAAGCCGCTGTGCAGCAGCTCACGAAATCACTCGCTATCGCCTGGGCACCGGATGGCATCCGCGTCAACGCGATTGCGCCGGGCTTCATCGTGACCGAGCAATCGGCCAAGAGCCGCACTGATCCCAATCACGTCGCCGCCGTCAATCTGCGCACGCCGATGGGGCGCTGGGGCAAGCCCGAAGACATCGCACCACCCGTGCTGTTCCTCGCCTCGCAAGCCGCAGGCTTCATGACCGGCACATGCCTGGCCATTGATGGAGGATATTCCGTTGTCTGA
- a CDS encoding ABC transporter substrate-binding protein translates to MMKVLLATTALVVAIAGVAEAKPYKIGISNTVQGNGWREEMVCAMKAQALASGEVASLNIAHRNTDAAGQLEDLRNLIQAGVDAIVVNPANPDGINAAIKEATAKGIVVVAVDQAVTEPSAYILSNNQEQYAYLGAKWLFQKMGGKGAVLYMRGAAGASADTDRDKGFKKALAEFPDVKVAQEVFTGWQQDKAKQQINDMISSGAAFDGVWTSGIDNVIVDAMKEAGGKMVPVVGADNAGFVSQLLNEKDLVGAAVTNPGSVGGAGVALALQILDGKKPASNTVLVDPVLWDNSTPEGKDMIAKAQNPKLSPEWPVSVSIPNYTTYSMDQVIACKGPGE, encoded by the coding sequence ATGATGAAAGTGTTACTCGCAACCACGGCTTTGGTCGTTGCAATTGCTGGCGTGGCTGAAGCTAAGCCTTACAAGATCGGCATTTCCAACACCGTGCAGGGCAATGGCTGGCGCGAAGAAATGGTCTGCGCCATGAAGGCTCAGGCTTTGGCTTCGGGCGAAGTGGCTTCGCTGAACATCGCTCACCGCAACACTGACGCTGCTGGCCAGCTTGAAGACCTGCGCAACCTGATACAGGCCGGCGTGGATGCCATCGTGGTGAACCCTGCCAATCCGGATGGCATCAATGCGGCCATCAAGGAAGCAACCGCCAAGGGCATCGTTGTGGTGGCCGTTGACCAGGCTGTGACCGAACCTTCGGCCTACATCCTGTCCAACAACCAGGAACAATATGCCTATCTGGGCGCCAAGTGGCTGTTCCAGAAAATGGGCGGCAAGGGTGCGGTGCTTTATATGCGCGGCGCTGCCGGTGCATCGGCTGATACCGATCGTGATAAGGGCTTCAAAAAGGCCCTGGCTGAATTCCCGGACGTGAAAGTGGCCCAGGAAGTGTTCACCGGCTGGCAGCAGGACAAGGCCAAGCAGCAGATCAACGACATGATCTCGTCTGGCGCTGCCTTTGACGGCGTGTGGACTTCGGGCATCGACAATGTGATCGTCGATGCGATGAAGGAAGCCGGCGGCAAGATGGTGCCGGTGGTCGGTGCTGACAATGCGGGCTTCGTGAGCCAGCTGCTGAACGAGAAGGATCTCGTCGGTGCTGCTGTCACCAATCCGGGTTCTGTCGGTGGTGCGGGCGTTGCCCTTGCTTTGCAGATCCTCGATGGCAAGAAGCCAGCCAGCAACACCGTTCTGGTCGACCCTGTTCTGTGGGATAATTCCACCCCGGAAGGCAAGGACATGATCGCCAAGGCGCAGAACCCGAAGCTCTCGCCGGAATGGCCGGTGAGTGTTTCGATCCCGAATTACACCACCTATTCGATGGATCAGGTTATTGCCTGCAAAGGCCCGGGCGAATAA
- a CDS encoding Gfo/Idh/MocA family protein: MSDPSAIGAAVIGTGFIGTVHIQALRRLGVKVVGVLGSSPERSSTRAGALGIAKSYGSLDELLKDPAIQVVHVTSPNHAHYPQVKQILAAGRHVICEKPLAMTSAESAEMVKLAAASGKVVAVCYNTRFYPLNQQARGMVQAGDLGDIRFVTGHYHQDWLAKPTDWNWRLETDQGGVLRSVGDIGTHWLDLTSFITGQRITAVMAELSTFITERQKPTGPVETFTQSKGATEARKIETDDASTIMLRYANGARGVMSTSQINFGRKNSLQWDVAGAAASASWDSETPDHLWIGHRDGPNQILQRDASLMNPMGAAAASLPGGHVEGFADTFFALFRQVYEDVAKGKRSPTSTYASFEDGHYEMLVCDAVIKSAMTGAWVSV, encoded by the coding sequence TTGTCTGATCCAAGCGCGATTGGTGCAGCCGTCATCGGCACAGGCTTCATCGGCACAGTGCATATCCAGGCGCTGCGCCGCCTTGGCGTGAAAGTTGTCGGCGTGTTGGGTTCATCGCCCGAACGTTCCTCCACTCGCGCAGGCGCACTCGGCATTGCCAAGTCTTATGGCTCGCTCGATGAGTTGCTAAAAGACCCGGCAATACAAGTTGTGCATGTCACATCGCCGAACCACGCACATTATCCACAAGTAAAGCAAATCCTCGCCGCTGGCCGCCATGTCATCTGCGAAAAGCCATTGGCGATGACCTCGGCTGAATCGGCGGAAATGGTGAAGCTCGCCGCAGCCTCCGGCAAGGTCGTCGCAGTCTGTTACAACACGCGCTTCTATCCCTTGAACCAGCAAGCGCGCGGCATGGTACAGGCGGGTGACCTCGGCGACATTCGTTTTGTGACCGGGCATTATCATCAGGACTGGCTGGCCAAGCCGACTGACTGGAACTGGCGGCTGGAAACCGATCAGGGCGGCGTGCTGCGTTCAGTCGGCGATATCGGCACGCACTGGCTTGATCTTACCAGCTTCATCACCGGCCAGCGCATCACGGCTGTGATGGCCGAGCTTTCGACCTTCATCACCGAGCGGCAGAAGCCCACGGGTCCAGTTGAAACTTTCACCCAGTCGAAAGGCGCCACGGAAGCTCGCAAGATTGAAACCGATGATGCCTCCACCATCATGTTGCGCTATGCCAACGGCGCGCGCGGTGTGATGTCCACCAGCCAGATCAATTTCGGCCGCAAGAATTCACTGCAATGGGATGTGGCGGGTGCTGCTGCATCAGCCTCATGGGATTCCGAAACGCCGGATCATTTGTGGATCGGCCACCGTGATGGGCCGAACCAGATTTTGCAGCGTGACGCTTCGCTGATGAACCCGATGGGTGCCGCTGCAGCCAGCCTGCCGGGCGGCCATGTGGAAGGCTTTGCCGATACATTCTTCGCGCTGTTCCGCCAGGTCTATGAGGACGTGGCCAAGGGCAAGCGATCGCCCACTTCAACCTATGCGAGCTTTGAAGATGGGCACTATGAAATGCTGGTCTGCGATGCTGTAATCAAAAGCGCCATGACCGGAGCGTGGGTCAGTGTTTAA
- a CDS encoding fatty acid desaturase family protein, with translation MTISAAAYKKRDYSLTGEENRRAVQLGLASADWYHSEIPRATMKELMQRKDGPAIRDTIIWFALLLISAAGGIYFWGSWWAVPFFLVYGVMYGSVCDSRWHEAGHGTAFRTRWMNDVVYHIASFMVMRNPTSWRWSHARHHSDTIIVGRDPEIGFMQPPDIIMGVLHFIGIPDIYYHFKIIFKNALGIVTADEQDYIPENERKKAIMWARIHVAIYAAAIIWAVATWSILPLMLIGLPRIYGTWHMVLTGLMQHAGLAEDVLDHRLNSRTVYINPISRWIYWNMNYHVEHHMFPMVPYHALPRLHALIKNDLPTPNSSMWNAYVEMARGLLRQRKEPGYYIRRELPPGARPYKDGFHNVSIEQGEIAAE, from the coding sequence ATGACGATCTCCGCTGCCGCCTATAAGAAGCGCGACTACAGTCTGACCGGTGAAGAGAACCGGCGTGCCGTGCAATTGGGCCTAGCCTCGGCGGATTGGTATCATTCCGAAATTCCGCGCGCCACGATGAAGGAACTGATGCAGCGCAAGGATGGTCCCGCTATCCGCGATACCATCATCTGGTTTGCCCTGCTGCTGATCTCGGCTGCGGGCGGAATCTATTTCTGGGGCTCGTGGTGGGCTGTGCCTTTCTTCCTGGTGTATGGCGTAATGTATGGCTCGGTGTGCGATTCACGTTGGCATGAAGCGGGCCATGGGACGGCGTTTCGCACCCGCTGGATGAATGATGTGGTCTATCACATTGCGTCATTCATGGTGATGCGCAACCCGACCAGCTGGCGCTGGAGCCATGCGCGCCATCATTCCGATACGATCATCGTGGGCCGCGACCCTGAGATCGGCTTCATGCAGCCGCCCGACATCATAATGGGCGTGCTGCATTTCATCGGCATCCCCGACATCTATTATCACTTCAAGATCATCTTCAAGAATGCATTGGGCATCGTCACGGCGGATGAGCAGGATTACATCCCGGAAAATGAGCGCAAGAAGGCGATCATGTGGGCGCGCATTCATGTTGCGATCTACGCTGCGGCCATCATCTGGGCAGTGGCTACGTGGTCCATTCTGCCACTAATGCTGATCGGCTTGCCGCGCATCTATGGCACGTGGCACATGGTGTTGACGGGCCTGATGCAGCATGCTGGCCTCGCCGAAGATGTGCTGGACCATCGCCTGAACAGCCGCACGGTCTATATCAACCCGATCAGCCGCTGGATTTATTGGAACATGAATTACCACGTGGAACACCACATGTTCCCTATGGTGCCCTATCACGCGCTGCCGCGCTTGCATGCCTTGATCAAAAATGATCTGCCCACGCCCAATTCATCCATGTGGAATGCCTATGTGGAAATGGCGCGAGGACTTCTGCGTCAACGCAAGGAGCCCGGCTATTACATTCGCCGCGAATTGCCGCCCGGCGCACGGCCCTATAAAGACGGCTTCCACAATGTCAGCATCGAACAGGGTGAGATCGCAGCGGAATGA
- a CDS encoding aldose 1-epimerase family protein: MTTLYGKKQNAASLAERAGSLTQFGGVRLVTFGDGVERGIRVLEFRTGSGLTFSVLVDRAMDISDLAHNGRAMGWHSPTGFRHPGLHEPEGEQGLGWTRSFSGFLSTCGLDHILGPEEVPAENYNYPRKATVKQSLHGRISGIPARLTGYGETWNGDRCVLWAEGVIIQAAVFGEVLQLHRRIEADLGGNEIRLTDRVVNAGFAVTPHMFFYHINMGYPLVDEGSRYLAPIKDVSWASHESGGLEKQGVGYRRCPSPINGFSEQVWEYDMGADAKGHTPVAVVNDALGIGMLIETQKSQLPCSYQWQNFQSGHYVMAVEPSTHHAKGNLFARGRDEMIWLKAGEQRTYDTRFMVLDGAADIKKAEQQIAAIARQPDTDYPKPSGKFVPLHGAAGKKP, encoded by the coding sequence ATGACAACACTTTACGGCAAGAAGCAGAACGCTGCTTCCCTAGCGGAACGCGCCGGCAGCCTCACGCAATTTGGCGGCGTGCGGCTTGTCACTTTTGGCGATGGCGTGGAACGCGGCATCCGTGTGCTCGAATTCCGCACGGGTTCAGGCCTTACATTCTCGGTGCTGGTGGACCGCGCCATGGATATTTCCGATCTCGCCCATAATGGCCGCGCCATGGGCTGGCATTCGCCCACCGGCTTTCGTCACCCCGGCCTGCATGAGCCGGAAGGCGAGCAGGGCCTTGGCTGGACCAGATCTTTTTCCGGCTTCCTCAGCACCTGCGGGCTCGATCACATCCTGGGCCCGGAAGAAGTGCCCGCCGAAAACTATAATTATCCGCGCAAAGCCACCGTGAAGCAGTCCTTGCATGGCCGCATCAGCGGCATTCCCGCGCGTCTTACCGGCTACGGCGAAACCTGGAATGGAGATCGCTGCGTGCTCTGGGCCGAAGGTGTGATCATCCAGGCCGCCGTGTTCGGCGAAGTGCTGCAATTGCACCGCCGCATTGAAGCGGATCTGGGCGGCAATGAAATCCGGCTCACCGACCGTGTGGTCAATGCCGGTTTTGCGGTGACACCACACATGTTCTTTTACCACATCAATATGGGCTATCCGCTGGTCGATGAAGGTTCGCGCTACCTCGCGCCCATCAAGGATGTGTCTTGGGCCTCGCATGAATCCGGCGGATTGGAGAAGCAGGGCGTGGGGTATCGCCGCTGCCCATCACCGATCAATGGTTTCAGTGAACAGGTCTGGGAATACGACATGGGCGCTGATGCAAAAGGCCATACGCCTGTCGCCGTGGTCAATGATGCTCTCGGCATCGGCATGTTGATCGAAACGCAGAAGTCGCAATTGCCCTGTTCCTATCAGTGGCAGAATTTCCAGTCCGGCCACTACGTGATGGCAGTTGAACCCTCAACGCATCATGCAAAGGGCAATCTGTTTGCGCGCGGGCGTGATGAAATGATCTGGCTGAAAGCTGGCGAACAGCGGACCTATGACACACGCTTCATGGTGTTGGATGGCGCAGCGGACATCAAGAAGGCAGAGCAGCAAATTGCCGCCATTGCCCGCCAGCCTGACACCGATTATCCAAAGCCTTCGGGAAAGTTTGTCCCACTGCATGGAGCCGCAGGAAAGAAACCATGA